From Methylobacterium radiodurans, a single genomic window includes:
- a CDS encoding DNA-binding protein: MVDRTEIFQVADQLRSLKGEQAVRVSVRRVRDKLKRRGSYSDVGPVVNDWKTTRNYQPVIELMQLPDALQKRLGDFGKALLDEVQASESRVRDSERANFEIERASFRELLDEANMTVDVLESRVAALTAEVERLRREGAVEAAGRSSEEMAEELRRTDTWEKGAALRALMARSRDEKVATGAQEAFWRDVEREVLALVLKRGPMPAGDLLQGLPAALLNRGKDVEMPLSVGWLRFRLRALTGDGGSLVERDGLFEPCEARGSAAPGDPAPWMVDDEPPTSDGDAVMRAVRDVLVRHGPMKPRDIVKKLPAETVALATAFWKDGLDRFSKKMADRVGPKAYFHRCGGGLYAAGPGEREVAA, translated from the coding sequence ATGGTGGACAGAACGGAGATCTTCCAGGTCGCGGACCAGTTGCGCAGCCTTAAAGGCGAGCAGGCGGTTCGGGTATCCGTCCGGCGCGTTCGCGATAAGCTCAAACGCAGGGGCTCGTATAGCGACGTCGGACCGGTAGTGAACGACTGGAAGACCACCCGGAACTACCAACCGGTGATCGAGCTGATGCAGTTGCCTGACGCGCTGCAGAAGCGCCTAGGCGACTTCGGCAAGGCGCTACTCGACGAGGTGCAGGCATCCGAGAGCCGCGTCAGGGATTCTGAGCGGGCAAACTTCGAGATCGAGCGGGCGAGTTTCCGGGAGCTTCTAGACGAGGCCAACATGACGGTCGACGTGCTGGAATCGCGCGTCGCGGCGCTGACCGCCGAAGTCGAGCGGCTGCGCAGGGAGGGCGCCGTCGAGGCGGCGGGGCGTTCCTCAGAGGAGATGGCCGAGGAGCTGCGCCGAACCGACACCTGGGAGAAGGGCGCCGCCCTGCGGGCGCTGATGGCGCGCAGCAGGGACGAGAAGGTCGCCACGGGGGCCCAGGAGGCGTTCTGGCGGGACGTGGAGCGCGAGGTGCTGGCACTGGTGCTCAAGCGCGGCCCGATGCCGGCGGGCGACCTGCTGCAGGGCTTGCCCGCGGCGCTACTGAACCGCGGCAAGGACGTCGAGATGCCGCTCTCCGTCGGCTGGCTCCGCTTCAGGCTCCGCGCCCTGACCGGCGACGGCGGCTCCCTCGTCGAGCGCGACGGCCTGTTCGAGCCATGCGAGGCGCGTGGGAGCGCCGCACCGGGCGATCCGGCACCCTGGATGGTTGACGACGAGCCGCCGACCTCGGACGGGGACGCGGTGATGAGGGCGGTGCGCGACGTGCTGGTCCGGCACGGGCCGATGAAGCCGCGCGACATAGTCAAGAAGCTGCCGGCCGAGACTGTCGCGTTGGCCACCGCCTTCTGGAAGGACGGCCTCGACAGGTTCTCGAAGAAGATGGCCGACCGCGTCGGACCGAAGGCGTACTTCCATCGGTGCGGCGGCGGCCTCTACGCCGCGGGTCCCGGGGAGCGGGAGGTCGCGGCGTAG
- a CDS encoding DUF262 domain-containing protein, giving the protein MDVKDHPVITVLGESRCYIVPIYQRQYAWGDNLLKQFWDDVAAKAGEALQTGKPKFQHYMGALILAPGTTAVGKTPTMQVVDGQQRLTTFQLFIAALRVAAEGAGFADMAATLQGYLFNVPKVGEKDKDARFKLSPTPADRELFRFLMTENWDSVKAKYPQHFYKKGTLIWGQAPKPMRAVALFRELIDRYVRYGIVDTDEDEQERQGPDDVDTQQQRLQALQEALLLYLKLVVIQLGEDDDAQVIFETLNSKAEPLLAMDLVRNNIFHRAEAQGESVQDLFDEKWSVFEDEAFWKADAPRAKPRRPRIDHFLSHALTAQTGRETSLREVYAEYRDFARPRGTPRFSTVADELDALTLYAPTYRTLERPDGSALGWLGEKLATWEVAVIYPAIFMVAAAAIDDDEKSAIYRLIYSYIVRRAVCGLTPKNYNKNFERLSAIFLEKGASLQSFRQFFEDATAYTVRFPDDAEFTAALGTIPIYRNMGRKERIADILWEIELATRTKFQAQGGRPPGLSIEHVMPQGWRTHWPLPNDEFAPSIGTVVTEPSLANAITARDALIDTLGNLTLVTQPLNSHLSNGPWKEKRPDLEDALLALSSAIVKVEKWDEAAIRERAQSLADKSVVIWPSLNRT; this is encoded by the coding sequence ATGGACGTAAAAGATCACCCTGTAATTACTGTCTTAGGCGAGTCTCGTTGCTACATTGTTCCTATTTATCAGAGGCAGTACGCATGGGGGGACAACTTACTCAAGCAATTCTGGGATGATGTGGCTGCCAAGGCCGGCGAGGCGTTGCAAACCGGGAAGCCAAAATTCCAGCACTACATGGGCGCCTTGATCCTAGCACCCGGTACGACCGCCGTCGGCAAGACGCCTACGATGCAGGTCGTGGACGGGCAGCAGCGCCTTACAACGTTCCAACTCTTCATCGCGGCGCTGCGCGTCGCTGCGGAAGGAGCAGGGTTCGCCGACATGGCCGCGACCCTGCAGGGCTACCTCTTCAACGTCCCCAAGGTCGGTGAGAAGGATAAGGACGCAAGGTTCAAGCTCTCCCCCACCCCTGCTGACCGGGAATTGTTCCGTTTCCTGATGACCGAGAATTGGGATAGCGTCAAAGCCAAATACCCCCAGCACTTTTACAAGAAGGGCACGCTCATTTGGGGTCAGGCTCCAAAGCCAATGCGCGCGGTGGCATTGTTTCGCGAACTGATCGACCGCTACGTCCGCTACGGCATTGTCGACACGGATGAGGACGAACAGGAGCGACAGGGTCCGGACGACGTCGACACCCAACAGCAACGCCTGCAGGCCCTCCAGGAGGCCTTGCTGCTGTACCTCAAGCTCGTTGTCATCCAGTTGGGCGAAGATGACGACGCCCAAGTCATTTTCGAGACGCTCAATTCCAAGGCAGAGCCTCTTCTGGCGATGGACTTGGTACGCAACAACATCTTTCATCGCGCCGAGGCACAGGGCGAGTCCGTCCAGGATCTCTTCGACGAAAAATGGTCGGTGTTTGAGGACGAGGCATTCTGGAAGGCGGACGCCCCACGAGCCAAACCCCGCCGTCCCCGCATCGACCATTTCCTCAGCCACGCCCTGACGGCGCAGACCGGCCGAGAGACATCCCTTCGCGAGGTCTATGCCGAGTACCGAGACTTCGCGCGGCCGCGCGGAACCCCGCGCTTCTCGACGGTGGCAGATGAATTGGATGCACTGACACTCTACGCGCCGACATACCGGACATTGGAGCGCCCGGACGGCTCGGCGCTCGGTTGGCTGGGGGAGAAGCTCGCGACCTGGGAGGTCGCAGTGATCTATCCGGCAATCTTCATGGTCGCCGCTGCCGCAATAGACGACGACGAGAAGAGTGCCATCTACAGGTTGATCTACTCTTATATCGTTCGACGCGCGGTATGCGGGCTGACCCCGAAGAATTACAATAAGAATTTCGAGAGATTATCTGCGATCTTTTTGGAGAAAGGGGCGTCGCTGCAATCGTTCAGGCAGTTCTTCGAGGATGCGACTGCTTACACGGTTCGTTTCCCCGATGACGCAGAGTTCACTGCCGCCCTTGGCACTATTCCCATCTACCGCAATATGGGTCGCAAGGAGCGTATCGCGGACATCCTGTGGGAGATCGAGCTTGCCACGAGGACAAAGTTCCAAGCGCAAGGAGGCCGACCACCCGGCCTTTCCATTGAGCACGTCATGCCCCAGGGTTGGCGTACCCATTGGCCTCTGCCGAACGATGAGTTCGCGCCCTCCATTGGTACGGTCGTGACCGAACCTTCGCTTGCGAACGCCATCACTGCTAGGGATGCCCTCATCGATACCTTGGGCAACCTGACGCTCGTCACCCAGCCTCTGAACAGTCACCTCTCCAACGGTCCGTGGAAGGAGAAGCGACCAGACCTTGAGGATGCTCTCCTAGCCCTGAGTTCGGCCATCGTGAAGGTCGAGAAGTGGGACGAGGCGGCAATCCGCGAGCGTGCGCAGTCCCTCGCCGATAAGTCCGTCGTAATCTGGCCCAGCCTCAACAGAACCTAG
- a CDS encoding nucleoid-associated protein, with product MRVLTDEEKAALRVESFIFHAVHHGQPEPTLHDGVSIGGFAEFFIERVVETLRGNRFTFDTGSTTLRALRGIEADPATFVEASKDLARRLHRTEGHEMPDGRFKRGILMVTVLSAGPRRFHSLIKYDHGERVIDIVERGSAAVLEEVVNPLTQNRKALQKSALIELDDAGGQLVVVDHSKRSGITDFFRGFLGVRRAQAEADLTKAVERSLRKTVQTHAAELPPEIGSQWRQRLRDIAARRREFEPDQFFGDLFGANDTAALRATWRGQLAANEIDGEQFTFDPDALPDTGPTRYRTAENIDITVPAAARDRFNWERQADGSVVITIRAGALTQR from the coding sequence ATGCGGGTCCTGACGGACGAGGAGAAGGCAGCCTTGCGCGTGGAGAGCTTCATCTTCCACGCCGTGCACCACGGCCAACCCGAGCCGACGCTGCACGACGGGGTGTCCATCGGCGGCTTCGCCGAATTCTTCATCGAGCGCGTCGTCGAGACGCTCCGCGGCAACCGCTTCACCTTCGACACGGGTTCGACGACGCTGCGTGCCCTGCGCGGCATCGAGGCGGACCCGGCGACCTTCGTCGAGGCTTCCAAGGATCTCGCGCGGAGGCTGCATCGGACCGAGGGCCACGAGATGCCCGACGGACGCTTCAAGCGCGGTATTCTCATGGTCACGGTCCTGAGCGCCGGGCCCCGCCGCTTCCACTCCCTGATCAAGTACGATCACGGCGAGCGCGTCATCGACATCGTCGAGAGGGGCTCGGCGGCGGTCCTGGAGGAGGTGGTGAACCCGCTGACACAGAACCGGAAGGCGCTGCAGAAATCGGCCCTGATCGAGCTCGACGACGCCGGCGGCCAACTCGTCGTCGTCGACCACAGTAAGCGATCCGGGATCACCGACTTCTTCCGGGGCTTCCTCGGGGTTCGACGCGCCCAAGCCGAGGCCGACCTCACCAAGGCCGTTGAGAGAAGCCTGCGCAAGACGGTGCAGACGCACGCCGCGGAGCTTCCGCCGGAGATCGGCTCGCAGTGGCGGCAGCGCCTGAGGGACATCGCGGCGCGGCGACGAGAGTTCGAGCCGGACCAGTTCTTCGGCGATCTGTTCGGGGCGAACGACACCGCGGCCCTGCGGGCGACCTGGCGGGGACAGCTTGCGGCCAACGAGATCGACGGCGAGCAGTTCACGTTCGACCCCGATGCCCTGCCGGATACGGGGCCGACGAGGTATCGCACGGCAGAGAACATCGACATCACCGTGCCCGCCGCCGCGAGGGACCGGTTCAATTGGGAGAGGCAGGCGGACGGTTCGGTCGTCATCACGATCCGTGCCGGCGCGCTGACGCAGCGATGA
- a CDS encoding UvrD-helicase domain-containing protein produces MTARKRDVHIMIDALLSQNRLPRGVQDKAAKLILQLKNDPGANGINFESIEGARDRHMKSARIDQGHRAIVYDRAGALIVMWMDKHDDAYRWARNRVLDVNPTTSAVQVTDLSLTELRQAQPAAAPDVGEAARPLFEGVNDADLVRLGLPEALLPAVRALRSEAELEESGKGIPADAYDALVCLAAGFTVEETMEELERGRGAKVTEEDFAAALRTPESRRTFWLAENDDELQKMLDEPLEFWRIFLHPSQRKLVEQAWNGPALVRGGAGTGKTVVAMHRARRLAEQLVATNDASGRILFTTFTSNLAADVRADLANLCSAEQMARIEVVNLDNWVTDFLRRQGYTREILYAEDRRQKEAWEHAYHTQGRDLSVTLDYLQNEWRQVVQANGISDLGSYLRVQRTGRGTSLDRKTKEKVWAVFAAYRARLDAEGLSEPEDAYRDARELLQAKPALLPYRAVVVDEAQDLGMQAFRLIAEIAPKLDGATAPNGIFIVGDAHQRIYGRRAPMAKCGINVRGRSRKLRICYRTSDEIRRFAEAVVQGVPVDDLDEATDDLRGYRSLFHGPEPKVVTQPTAEMGRAELFAWIEACKAEGIDESEICVLARTNDLVRASADALKAKGYGVVMLQRRAPDDRAKPGIRACTMHRAKGLEFAAVALVEVNAGVLPPRWLLDNAPDAAVRRSIIDAERALLHVSATRAKKRLLILSTGTGSELLPGPMQAAA; encoded by the coding sequence ATGACCGCGAGGAAGCGCGACGTCCACATCATGATCGACGCCCTGCTCTCGCAGAACCGCCTTCCGCGCGGTGTGCAGGACAAGGCGGCCAAGCTCATTTTGCAACTCAAGAACGACCCCGGCGCGAACGGGATCAACTTCGAGAGCATCGAGGGCGCGCGCGATCGGCACATGAAGTCGGCCCGCATCGACCAGGGCCACCGAGCCATCGTGTACGACCGGGCCGGCGCCCTGATCGTGATGTGGATGGACAAGCACGACGACGCCTACCGCTGGGCCCGCAACCGGGTCCTCGACGTGAACCCGACGACGTCGGCGGTGCAGGTGACGGACCTGAGCCTGACCGAGCTCCGACAGGCCCAGCCGGCCGCTGCCCCCGATGTCGGCGAGGCGGCGCGGCCGCTGTTCGAGGGGGTGAATGACGCCGACCTCGTCCGGCTCGGCCTCCCGGAGGCGCTGCTGCCGGCGGTGCGTGCCCTGCGTTCGGAGGCCGAGCTTGAGGAGAGCGGCAAGGGCATCCCCGCCGATGCCTATGACGCCCTGGTCTGTCTTGCGGCGGGCTTCACCGTCGAAGAGACGATGGAGGAGCTGGAGCGGGGCAGGGGCGCCAAGGTCACGGAGGAGGACTTCGCGGCGGCGTTGCGCACGCCTGAGAGCCGGCGGACCTTCTGGCTGGCCGAGAACGACGACGAGCTCCAGAAGATGCTCGACGAGCCGCTGGAGTTCTGGCGCATCTTCCTGCATCCTTCCCAGCGCAAGCTCGTCGAGCAGGCATGGAACGGGCCGGCACTGGTCCGCGGTGGAGCCGGGACCGGCAAGACGGTCGTGGCCATGCATCGCGCGCGTCGGCTCGCCGAGCAGTTGGTCGCGACCAACGACGCGAGCGGTCGCATCTTGTTCACGACGTTCACCTCGAACCTCGCGGCGGACGTGCGGGCCGACCTCGCCAACCTGTGCTCGGCCGAGCAGATGGCCCGCATCGAGGTGGTGAACCTCGACAACTGGGTCACCGACTTCCTCCGCCGGCAGGGCTACACCCGCGAGATCCTCTACGCCGAGGACCGCCGCCAGAAGGAGGCTTGGGAGCACGCCTACCACACGCAGGGTCGCGACCTGTCGGTCACGCTGGACTACCTGCAGAACGAGTGGCGGCAGGTGGTCCAGGCGAACGGGATCTCCGACCTCGGCAGCTATCTTCGGGTGCAGCGGACGGGACGCGGGACCTCGCTCGACAGGAAGACCAAGGAGAAGGTCTGGGCCGTCTTCGCCGCCTATCGCGCGCGCCTCGACGCGGAGGGCCTGTCCGAACCCGAGGACGCCTATCGGGATGCGCGGGAGCTGCTCCAGGCCAAGCCCGCGCTGCTCCCGTACCGGGCCGTCGTCGTCGACGAGGCGCAGGACCTCGGCATGCAGGCGTTCCGGCTCATCGCCGAGATCGCGCCGAAGCTGGACGGCGCGACGGCGCCGAACGGCATCTTCATCGTCGGTGACGCCCACCAGCGCATCTACGGACGCCGGGCCCCGATGGCGAAGTGCGGCATCAACGTGCGGGGCCGCAGCCGGAAGCTCAGGATCTGCTACCGCACCTCCGACGAGATCCGTCGCTTCGCCGAGGCCGTCGTCCAGGGCGTGCCGGTCGACGACCTCGACGAGGCGACCGACGACCTGAGGGGCTACCGCAGCCTGTTCCACGGCCCGGAGCCGAAGGTCGTCACGCAGCCGACCGCCGAGATGGGACGCGCCGAACTCTTCGCGTGGATCGAGGCGTGCAAGGCGGAGGGAATCGACGAGAGCGAGATCTGCGTCCTCGCCCGGACCAACGACCTCGTCCGCGCGTCGGCCGATGCCCTCAAGGCGAAAGGCTATGGCGTGGTCATGCTCCAGCGCCGCGCGCCCGACGACCGGGCGAAGCCGGGCATCCGCGCCTGCACGATGCACCGGGCCAAAGGACTTGAGTTCGCCGCGGTGGCGCTGGTCGAGGTCAACGCCGGCGTGCTCCCCCCACGCTGGCTCCTCGACAACGCACCTGACGCCGCGGTGCGCCGCTCGATCATCGACGCCGAGCGGGCGCTCCTGCATGTCTCGGCCACCCGGGCCAAGAAGCGGCTGCTCATCCTCTCGACCGGCACCGGCAGCGAACTCCTGCCGGGCCCCATGCAGGCGGCGGCGTGA